From one Streptomyces sp. Q6 genomic stretch:
- a CDS encoding ABC transporter permease, translated as MNSLIKLELVRALRNKKFLFFSVVYPSVLFLLIAGQSDTSTMVDGTGLNLAAFMMVSMASFGALTAVLMGNSERIAKERESGWVRQLRLTTLPGRGYVLAKTASAAVVSLPSIVVVFVVAALFKDVRFDAWQWLALTGAIWAGSLCFAALGVAIGYVASGDAVRPITMIVYFGLSILGGLWMPTTTFPDWLQDIAKWLPTHAYAALGQAIELGDAPHLKDVTLIVAYFLLFAGGAAWLYRKDTLKA; from the coding sequence ATGAACAGCCTGATCAAGCTCGAACTCGTCCGCGCCCTGCGCAACAAGAAGTTCCTGTTCTTCTCGGTGGTCTACCCGTCCGTGCTGTTCCTGCTGATCGCGGGCCAGTCCGACACCTCCACCATGGTCGACGGCACGGGCCTGAACCTGGCCGCGTTCATGATGGTCTCCATGGCCTCCTTCGGCGCGCTCACCGCCGTCCTGATGGGCAACAGCGAGCGCATCGCGAAGGAGCGGGAGAGCGGCTGGGTCCGGCAGTTGAGGCTCACCACGCTGCCGGGGCGCGGCTACGTCCTCGCCAAGACGGCGAGCGCCGCGGTGGTCTCGCTGCCCTCGATCGTGGTCGTCTTCGTCGTGGCCGCGCTCTTCAAGGACGTACGGTTCGACGCCTGGCAGTGGCTCGCGCTGACCGGTGCGATCTGGGCCGGCAGCCTCTGCTTCGCCGCCCTCGGGGTCGCCATCGGCTACGTCGCGTCCGGTGACGCCGTCCGCCCCATCACGATGATCGTCTACTTCGGCCTGTCGATCCTCGGCGGCCTGTGGATGCCGACCACGACCTTCCCCGACTGGCTCCAGGACATCGCCAAGTGGCTGCCCACGCACGCGTACGCTGCCCTCGGCCAGGCCATCGAGCTGGGCGACGCCCCGCACCTCAAGGACGTCACGCTGATCGTCGCGTACTTCCTGCTCTTCGCGGGCGGCGCGGCCTGGCTGTACCGGAAGGACACCTTGAAGGCGTGA
- a CDS encoding ABC transporter ATP-binding protein, producing the protein MNTTAAVTFTGVTKTYGTVKAVDGLSLDLHPGETVALLGPNGAGKSTTLDLLLGLRPADTGDVSVFGTSPRDAIVAGRVGAMLQSGGLMDEVTVRELVELACALHPTPYKPGDVLARAGITQIADRKVNKLSGGQEQRVRFALATAGDSDLIVLDEPTTGMDVSARQAFWATMREQADQGRTVLFATHYLEEADAIADRVLVLHRGRLLADGTAAEIKAKAGARKVSFDLEGEIDAAAVKALPFLTSVDISGQTVRIQSTDADATVHALYGLGVYPRNLEVAGLGLEQAFVAITEAEEAKAR; encoded by the coding sequence ATGAACACCACCGCAGCGGTCACCTTCACCGGGGTGACGAAGACCTACGGCACCGTGAAGGCGGTCGACGGCCTCAGCCTCGACCTGCACCCGGGCGAGACCGTCGCCCTCCTCGGCCCGAACGGCGCGGGCAAGTCCACCACCCTGGACCTGCTGCTCGGCCTGCGCCCGGCCGACACCGGCGACGTCAGCGTCTTCGGCACCAGCCCGCGCGACGCCATCGTCGCGGGCCGCGTCGGCGCCATGCTCCAGAGCGGCGGCCTGATGGACGAGGTGACCGTCCGCGAACTCGTCGAGCTGGCCTGCGCCCTGCACCCCACGCCGTACAAGCCCGGTGACGTGCTCGCCCGCGCCGGCATCACGCAGATCGCCGACCGCAAGGTCAACAAGCTCTCCGGAGGCCAGGAGCAGCGCGTCCGCTTCGCCCTCGCCACGGCCGGCGACAGCGACCTCATCGTCCTCGACGAGCCGACCACCGGCATGGACGTCTCCGCGCGCCAGGCGTTCTGGGCGACCATGCGCGAGCAGGCCGACCAGGGCCGCACGGTGCTGTTCGCCACGCACTACCTGGAGGAGGCGGACGCGATCGCCGACCGGGTCCTCGTGCTGCACCGCGGCCGCCTCCTCGCCGACGGCACGGCCGCCGAGATCAAGGCGAAGGCGGGCGCGCGCAAGGTCTCCTTCGACCTGGAGGGCGAGATCGACGCCGCCGCCGTCAAGGCGCTGCCGTTCCTCACCAGCGTGGACATCTCCGGACAGACCGTCCGTATCCAGTCCACCGACGCCGACGCGACCGTGCACGCGCTGTACGGGCTCGGCGTCTACCCCCGCAACCTCGAAGTCGCCGGCCTCGGCCTGGAGCAGGCGTTCGTGGCGATCACCGAAGCCGAGGAGGCCAAGGCCCGATGA
- the mshB gene encoding N-acetyl-1-D-myo-inositol-2-amino-2-deoxy-alpha-D-glucopyranoside deacetylase has product MTELPDRRLLLVHAHPDDESINNGATMARYAADGVHVTLVTCTLGEEGEVIPDELAHLAPDRENLLGPHRIGELAAAMKELGVTDHRFLGGPGRYHDSGMMGVEQNERPGAFWSADLDEAAAHLVAVVREVRPQVLVTYDPDGGYGHPDHIQAHRVAMRAADLAAESAFRRDLGEPHTISKIYWNRVPRTVVEERFRRLADVLDTTPFDAAAVVGDVPGVVDDTRVTAEIDGRAYVGRKAAAMAAHATQVDVAEVPAGPDGSDGFRVFALSNALAQPLFDIEYYELVRGEPGSAYEKDLFEGVEGVEGADGTEGARA; this is encoded by the coding sequence ATGACGGAACTGCCCGACCGGCGTCTGCTCCTCGTGCACGCGCACCCCGACGACGAGTCGATCAACAATGGCGCCACCATGGCCCGGTACGCGGCCGACGGCGTCCACGTCACGCTCGTGACCTGCACCCTCGGCGAAGAGGGCGAGGTCATTCCGGACGAACTCGCCCATCTCGCACCGGACCGGGAGAATCTCCTCGGGCCGCACCGAATCGGTGAGTTGGCCGCCGCCATGAAGGAACTGGGCGTCACCGACCACCGCTTCCTCGGCGGTCCGGGCCGCTACCACGACTCGGGAATGATGGGCGTCGAGCAGAACGAGCGGCCGGGCGCCTTCTGGTCCGCCGATCTCGACGAGGCCGCCGCCCATCTCGTCGCCGTCGTCCGCGAGGTCCGCCCGCAGGTCCTGGTCACGTACGACCCGGACGGCGGCTACGGCCACCCCGACCACATCCAGGCGCACCGCGTCGCCATGCGCGCCGCCGACCTCGCCGCCGAGAGCGCGTTCCGCCGCGATCTCGGGGAACCGCACACGATCTCCAAGATCTACTGGAACCGCGTGCCGCGCACGGTCGTCGAGGAGCGGTTCCGCCGCCTCGCCGACGTGCTCGACACCACCCCCTTCGACGCCGCCGCCGTCGTGGGCGATGTCCCGGGCGTCGTCGATGACACCCGCGTGACCGCCGAGATCGACGGCCGCGCGTACGTGGGGCGGAAGGCCGCCGCGATGGCCGCGCACGCCACACAGGTCGATGTCGCCGAGGTCCCCGCCGGCCCCGACGGCTCCGACGGGTTCCGGGTGTTCGCGCTGTCGAACGCGCTGGCGCAGCCGCTGTTCGACATCGAGTACTACGAGTTGGTGCGGGGCGAGCCCGGATCGGCGTACGAGAAGGACCTGTTCGAGGGCGTCGAGGGCGTCGAGGGCGCGGACGGCACTGAGGGAGCGCGGGCGTGA
- a CDS encoding DUF6113 family protein, whose protein sequence is MSGLSAGRVAVLLVLFVLGACVGAAGSLVQGGWFPGGLFLSLLGAAGLFHGGARLVGARSGALAPAAGWVVAVVLLTASRPEGDFLFGAGLGSYLFLLGGMAVAVMCATLGVPRQPPASAARLGK, encoded by the coding sequence ATGAGCGGCCTGTCGGCGGGGCGGGTCGCCGTCCTCCTCGTCCTCTTCGTGCTCGGCGCGTGCGTCGGTGCCGCGGGTTCGCTCGTCCAAGGGGGCTGGTTCCCGGGCGGGTTGTTCCTGTCGCTGCTCGGCGCGGCCGGACTCTTCCACGGCGGCGCCCGTCTCGTCGGCGCCAGATCCGGGGCCCTCGCACCGGCCGCGGGCTGGGTCGTGGCGGTCGTCCTGCTGACCGCGAGCCGTCCCGAGGGCGACTTCCTGTTCGGCGCGGGCCTCGGCTCCTACCTCTTCCTCCTCGGCGGGATGGCCGTGGCTGTGATGTGCGCCACCCTTGGCGTGCCGCGGCAACCACCCGCGTCCGCCGCCCGACTTGGGAAGTGA